From Nymphalis io chromosome 10, ilAglIoxx1.1, whole genome shotgun sequence, a single genomic window includes:
- the LOC126771019 gene encoding acyl-CoA Delta-9 desaturase-like, which produces MTAPAFLCVNATFTKNANCNTPTVIPQGKRRDYEWQIVWRNVLAFIYLHVASFYGLYLIITGRTKLFTVLFGLLFAAMSAMGVTAGAHRLWAHRAYKARWPLRLFLALMQTMAFQNHIYEWVRDHRVHHKFTETDADPHNARRGFFFSHMGWLMVRKHKDVFVKGASVDMSDLEKDPIVMFQKKTYLVVMPLLCFIVPAWIPVMLWNENPWTSWYVASILRYTLTLHFTWLVNSAAHIWGNRPYDKYIGATDNKAVAICAFGEGWHNYHHVFPWDYKAAELGNYSTNFSTALIDVAAKYGLAYDLKTVSQEMIRKRVARTGDGSHPSDKKVKDFHDDHNHPENPVWGWDDKDMSEEERKLAEIAHKLG; this is translated from the exons ATGACAGCACCGGCTTTCCTATGTGTAAACGCAACGTTTACAAAGAACGCAAACTGCAATACACCTACAGTTATTCCACAAGGAAAAAGGAGAGATTATGA ATGGCAAATAGTGTGGAGAAACGTGCTGGCGTTTATTTACCTACACGTTGCTTCATTCTACGGCCTTTACCTTATAATTACAGGAAGAACAAAGTTATTTACCGTGTTATTTG GATTGCTGTTCGCGGCTATGTCAGCGATGGGCGTGACGGCCGGAGCGCACAGATTATGGGCCCATCGAGCCTACAAGGCACGGTGGCCCCTAAGACTGTTTTTAGCCCTCATGCAAACAATGGCGTTCCAAAATCACATTTATGAATGGGTACGCGATCACAG agtcCATCACAAGTTTACGGAAACAGACGCAGACCCGCACAATGCTCGCAGAGGCTTTTTCTTCTCCCACATGGGCTGGCTGATGGTCAGAAAGCATAAAGACGTTTTCGTAAAAGGCGCATCTGTTGATATGTCTGATCTCGAAAAGGACCCCATCGTCATGTTTCAGAAGAA AACTTATTTGGTTGTGATGCCGCTTCTGTGCTTCATCGTACCCGCTTGGATACCAGTCATGTTGTGGAACGAAAACCCTTGGACCTCCTGGTACGTGGCCTCCATCCTGCGGTATACCTTGACTCTCCACTTCACATGGCTCGTCAATTCCGCTGCACACATTTGGGGCAATAGACCTTATGACAA ATACATAGGCGCTACAGATAATAAAGCTGTTGCGATCTGTGCATTTGGTGAGGGCTGGCATAATTATCATCATGTCTTTCCATGGGACTACAAAGCAGCTGAACTTGGCAACTACAGTACAAATTTTTCAACAGCTTTGATTGATGTTGCCGCTAAGTATG GGTTAGCATACGATCTCAAAACAGTATCACAAGAAATGATCCGTAAGCGAGTAGCGAGGACCGGCGACGGTAGCCACCCTTCCGATAAGAAAGTCAAAGACTTCCATGATGATCACAATCATCCCGAAAATCCAGTGTGGGGCTGGGACGATAAAGATATGTCCGAAGAGGAAAGAAAATTAGCTGAAATTGCTCATAAATTAGGATAG